A genome region from Sceloporus undulatus isolate JIND9_A2432 ecotype Alabama chromosome 1, SceUnd_v1.1, whole genome shotgun sequence includes the following:
- the LOC121921383 gene encoding UDP-glucuronosyltransferase 1-6-like — MMSLGIASTMMACLKSRSHIAVWITFLLSLWHSAESGKLLVVPQDGSHWLSMEMVIEKLAQRGHEIVVLIPENNLLMRTSEHFIVKTHSVPYSQEELDQFYRSIGEAVFDDSPFLEKIFEMHTNISRNSGIFASICRNLLYDKELVTFLQQSKFDAMFSDPVLPCGPILAEYLSLPTVYFLRGLPCSLDYQAAQCPVPLSYIPQMFTSFSDHMSFTERVKNFLVTPLDLYICSLFFENHEHLASEFLQRKTTVLELFSKTSIWLLRYDFVFEYPRPVMPNMFYIGGINCAQKKPLSKVT, encoded by the coding sequence ATGTCTGAAATCAAGAAGTCACATAGCTGTTTGGATTACGTTTTTGCTTTCTCTGTGGCATTCTGCTGAAAGTGGGAAGCTGCTGGTTGTGCCACAGGATGGAAGTCACTGGCTCAGCATGGAAATGGTAATAGAGAAGCTTGCACAAAGAGGGCACGAAATTGTAGTGCTAATACCAGAAAACAACTTGCTTATGAGAACATCTGAGCACTTCATTGTAAAAACGCATTCAGTGCCTTATTCCCAGGAGGAGTTGGACCAATTTTACCGTTCAATAGGTGAGGCTGTCTTCGATGACTCTCCATTCCTGGAGAAGATTTTTGAAATGCACACGAATATATCTAGAAATTCAGGCATATTTGCTTCTATTTGTAGGAATCTTCTATATGACAAAGAACTAGTCACATTCCTTCAACAAAGCAAATTTGATGCCATGTTTTCAGACCCTGTGCTGCCTTGTGGGCCAATCCTTGCAGAATATCTGTCCTTGCCTACAGTGTACTTTTTGCGTGGACTTCCATGTTCTCTAGATTACCAAGCAGCTCAATGTCCAGTCCCCCTTTCTTACATCCCTCAGATGTTTACTTCTTTCTCTGATCACATGAGCTTTACCGAACGTGTGAAGAATTTCTTAGTCACACCATTAGACCTTTATATTTGcagtttattttttgaaaacCATGAACACCTTGCTTCTGAGTTTCTGCAGAGGAAGACTACAGTCTTGGAACTTTTCAGTAAAACATCCATCTGGCTACTGAGATATGACTTTGTATTTGAATATCCCAGGCCAGTGATGCCTAACATGTTCTACATTGGAGGCATTAACTGTGCACAGAAGAAGCCATTATCCAAGGTAACGTGA